The following are encoded together in the Chaetodon auriga isolate fChaAug3 chromosome 6, fChaAug3.hap1, whole genome shotgun sequence genome:
- the LOC143322200 gene encoding long-chain fatty acid transport protein 2-like, which produces MLVPIVLTALLFLIFLFRHPYLIKDVQHTLRKLRRQRRVLRYYQTNYLIVDRFLDAVKAHPHKPFILYKDETFTYQDADELSNKAARAFLESGCVKEGDTVALLLGNEPMFLWLWLGLAKIGCCAAPLNYSIRSRSLLHCFSCSGATTLVAAEEFQDAVEEVLPRLLEQQISVFILADRCRTADMKSFKDKMSQASSEPVSKDLRSHLTLQSPAVYIYTSGTTGLPKAAVVTHAKLWNLSLILSVIGVKAKDVIYISLPLYHTTGLVGFTAAIERDMTVALRSKFSASQFWDDCRKYNVTVIQYIGEIMRYLCNTPRKLSDRNHKVRLALGNGIRPDVWREFTSRFGDVQIREFYGATEGNFALLNCSGKIGAIGRDTFVNRMFCQYSLIKYDVDKGQPVRDSAGFCIKVAKGEPGLLVCEISAHSPFAGYARDLQQTEKKKLRDVHKKGDVYFNTGDLLRVDEDDFFYFQDRVGDTFRWKGENVATTEVADTLTLLDCIKEANVYGVEVPGLEGRAGMAAIILSEGQRFDSAGVFEHVEKFLPSYAKPRFLRIQSSLDITGTFKHLKTKLVKEGFNPNQVTDPLYFLDEKEKTYIPLTMDIFDSVTSGKIKI; this is translated from the exons ATGCTCGTCCCGATCGTGTTAACAGCTCTgctttttctcatctttttatTCCGCCATCCTTACCTTATCAAGGATGTCCAACACACGCTCCGTAAACTCCGACGCCAGCGCCGTGTGCTCAGATACTATCAGACCAACTACTTAATTGTGGACCGGTTCTTAGACGCGGTGAAGGCGCACCCGCACAAGCCGTTCATTCTTTACAAAGATGAGACTTTTACTTACCAGGACGCCGACGAGCTCAGCAACAAAGCCGCAAGAGCGTTCCTGGAGAGCGGATGCGTCAAAGAGGGCGACACGGTAGCGCTGCTCCTCGGAAACGAGCccatgtttctgtggctgtgGTTGGGTTTGGCCAAGATTGGATGTTGCGCTGCTCCTCTGAACTACAGCATCAGATCCAGGTCCCTGTTAcactgcttcagctgcagcgGAGCCACTACTCTGGTCGCAGCTGAGG AGTTCCAGGATGCTGTGGAGGAGGTCCTGCCCAGACTGTTGGAGCAGCAGATCTCTGTTTTCATCCTGGCCGACAGATGCAGAACTGCAGACATGAAGAGCTTCAAGGACAAAATGAGCCAGGCCTCATCTGAGCCTGTCTCCAAGGATTTAAGGTCACATTTAACATTGCAGAGTCCTGCAGTCTACATATACACATCAGGGACAACGG GTTTACCTAAAGCAGCAGTGGTCACTCATGCCAAACTGTGGAACCTCTCTTTGATTCTGTCTGTCATCGGAGTGAAGGCCAAGGATGTGATTTATATTAGCCTCCCTCTCTATCACACTACTGGCTTAGTGGGGTTCACCGCAGCCATTGAGAGGG ATATGACGGTGGCTTTGAGGAGTAAATTTTCTGCATCTCAGTTCTGGGATGACTGCAGAAAATACAACGTCACTGTTATCCAGTACATAGGTGAAATTATGCGTTACCTCTGCAACACACCAAGG AAACTCAGTGATCGAAACCACAAAGTAAGACTCGCGTTAGGAAACGGGATCAGGCCAGATGTTTGGAGGGAATTCACGAGCAGGTTTGGAGACGTTCAGATCAGAGAGTTTTATGGAGCGACTGAAGGGAATTTTGCTCTGCTGAACTGCAGCGGCAAGATCGGAGCTATTGGGCGAGACACCTTCGTCAACAGG ATGTTTTGTCAATACAGTCTGATCAAATACGACGTAGATAAAGGACAGCCTGTGAGGGATTCTGCTGGTTTCTGCATAAAGGTTGCCAAAG GCGAACCTGGACTCCTGGTATGTGAAATATCAGCCCATTCACCGTTCGCTGGCTACGCGAGAGACCTGCAGCAAAccgagaagaagaagctgcgtGATGTCCACAAGAAAGGAGACGTGTACTTCAACACAGGCGACTTGCTGAGAGTCGACGAAGACGATTTCTTCTACTTTCAGGACCGAGTTGGAGACACTTTCAG aTGGAAAGGAGAGAACGTGGCTACGACTGAGGTGGCCGACACCCTCACACTGCTCGACTGCATTAAAGAAGCCAACGTGTACGGGGTTGAAGTGCCAG gGCTGGAGGGCAGAGCTGGAATGGCTGCCATCATTTTAAGTGAAGGACAGAGATTTGACTCCGCAGGTGTTTTTGAACACGTTGAAAAATTCCTGCCATCCTACGCAAAGCCACGTTTTCTGAGGATTCAG AGTTCCTTAGACATTACAGGCACGTTCAAGCATTTAAAGACGAAACTGGTGAAGGAGGGCTTCAACCCAAATCAAGTAACGGACCCACTCTACTTTCTggatgaaaaagagaagacTTACATCCCGCTGACTATGGACATATTCGATTCAGTTACATCAGGGAAGATCAAAATATAA
- the slc27a2 gene encoding long-chain fatty acid transport protein 2 — translation MYTWFTVFAGLALLSLPFLKTLFPYIGEDSAYILRSIKLSIRLQKYKKRKPFYSIVDCFLDAAKAHPHKTFLHFEGREYSYSEVDKQSNKVARALQAEARLKEGDPVALFLANEPSFVWIWLGLAKLGCPAALLNYNIRSKSLLHCFSCCGAKVIIASAELQDAVEEVLPMLREQGISVYLLSEACGIQGINTLSEKISQASDEPLSLDLRANINIRSTALYIYTSGTTGLPKAAVITHERVWAASFIQAACGVTSEDIFYINLPLYHSAGFLIGMVGAIERGMTIFLRRKFSASQFWDDCRKYNVTVMQYIGETMRYLCNSPQKDSDKNHRVRIAIGNGVRTDIWSEFLKRFGDIKVRELYAATEGNIGFLNYTSKVGAVGRVNFVHRFFFPYTLIKFDVEKEEPVRNSEGLCIEAARGETGLLVGRVTQRSPFVGYAGNQQQTEKKRLRDVLKKGDLYFNTGDLLRFDHENFVYFQDRVGDTFRWKGENVATSEVADILTMAHCILEANVYGVKVEGHEGRVGMAAVILREGEDFDCLDTYKKVVNYLPAYARPRFIRIQPCLEMTGTFKMKKVRLVEEGFNPAHIKDPLYFLDPEKKMYVPLTEEIHRAVACREIKL, via the exons ATGTACACCTGGTTCACCGTCTTCGCCGGACTGGCCCTTCTGTCCCTGCCCTTCCTCAAGACCCTCTTCCCTTACATAGGCGAGGACAGCGCCTACATCCTGCGGAGCATTAAACTCAGCATTAGGCTCCAAAAgtacaagaaaagaaaacctttcTACAGCATCGTGGACTGCTTCTTGGATGCCGCCAAGGCGCATCCCCATAAGACCTTTCTGCACTTCGAGGGTCGAGAATATTCTTATAGCGAAGTTGACAAGCAGAGCAACAAGGTGGCCCGagctctgcaggctgaagcCCGGCTGAAGGAAGGGGACCCGGTCGCTCTGTTCCTGGCCAACGAGCCCAGTTTCGTGTGGATTTGGCTCGGTTTGGCCAAGCTGGGCTGCCCGGCCGCCCTGCTCAACTATAACATCAGATCCAAgtctctgctgcactgtttcTCCTGCTGCGGGGCCAAAGTGATCATCGCCTCTGCAG agctgcaggatgcTGTGGAGGAGGTTTTACCGATGCTGAGAGAGCAGGGTATCAGTGTGTACCTCCTTTCAGAGGCCTGCGGCATCCAGGGCATCAACACTTTGTCTGAAAAGATCTCCCAGGCCTCAGATGAGCCGCTGTCCCTGGACCTGAGGGCCAACATCAACATCAGGAGCACCGCTCTGTACATCTACACATCAGGCACCACCG GTTTGCCTAAAGCAGCCGTTATCACCCACGAGAGGGTTTGGGCCGCCTCCTTCATCCAGGCGGCATGTGGagtcacttcagaggacatctTCTACATCAACCTGCCTCTCTATCACAGCGCAGGCTTCCTCATCGGGATGGTCGGAGCCATTGAGAGAG GTATGACCATTTTTCTGAGGAGAAAGTTCTCCGCCTCGCAGTTCTGGGACGACTGCAGGAAGTATAACGTGACAGTGATGCAGTACATTGGTGAAACAATGCGCTACCTCTGCAACAGTCCACAG AAAGACAGCGACAAGAACCACAGAGTGAGGATCGCCATTGGCAATGGGGTCCGAACGGACATTTGGTCGGAGTTTCTGAAACGCTTCGGGGACATTAAAGTCAGAGAGCTGTACGCCGCCACGGAGGGAAACATCGGCTTCCTCAATTACACGTCCAAAGTCGGTGCAGTGGGGCGAGTCAATTTTGTCCACAGG TTTTTCTTCCCGTACACTTTGATCAAATTTGACGTAGAGAAGGAGGAGCCGGTCAGGAACTCTGAGGGCCTCTGCATCGAGGCAGCCAGAG GTGAGACGGGACTTCTGGTGGGACGGGTCACTCAGAGGTCTCCCTTCGTTGGATACGCTGGCAACCAGCAACAGACGGAGAAAAAGAGGCTTCGTGACGTGCTGAAAAAAGGCGACTTGTACTTCAACACTGGAGATTTGCTTCGGTTTGATCACGAAAACTTTGTGTACTTTCAGGATCGAGTTGGCGACACTTTCAG ATGGAAAGGAGAGAACGTGGCCACATCGGAGGTTGCAGACATCCTCACGATGGCTCATTGCATTTTGGAGGCAAATGTCTATGGTGTTAAAGTTGaag GCCACGAGGGGCGGGTCGGCAtggctgctgtcattttgagGGAGGGAGAAGATTTTGACTGTTTGGACACCTACAAGAAGGTCGTCAACTACCTGCCAGCTTACGCAAGACCCCGATTCATCAGGATTCAG CCCTGCCTGGAGATGACGGGGACGTTCAAGATGAAGAAAGtgaggctggtggaggagggatTCAACCCAGCTCACATCAAAGATCCTTTGTACTTTTTAGATCCCGAGAAGAAGATGTACGTTCCGCTAACCGAGGAGATCCACAGAGCCGTCGCCTGCAGGGAAATAAAACTCTAA